One genomic segment of Arachis duranensis cultivar V14167 chromosome 4, aradu.V14167.gnm2.J7QH, whole genome shotgun sequence includes these proteins:
- the LOC110280581 gene encoding serine carboxypeptidase-like 20 encodes MANNSILSSSLICCLLFLLLNHHYWIFVEAAPSASLVTQLPGFDSNFPSKHYSGYINIDGSGENGKNLFYYLVSSERNPKKDPLVLWLNGGPGCSSFDGFVYEHGPFNFEAAKSKGSLPTLHTNPYSWSKVSNIIYLDSPVGVGLSYSKNSTKYVTGDLQTASDTHAFLLKHH; translated from the exons ATGGCCAATAATTCTATTCTATCATCATCACTAATCTGTTGcttattatttcttttgttgAATCACCATTATTGGATCTTTGTTGAAGCTGCTCCTTCAGCTTCTCTTGTTACACAACTCCCTGGCTTTGATTCCAATTTCCCATCCAAGCATTACTCCGG ATACATAAATATTGATGGAAGTGGTGAGAATGGGAAGAACCTGTTCTACTACTTGGTTAGTTCAGAAAGAAATCCAAAGAAGGATCCACTTGTTCTGTGGCTCAATGGTGGTCCTGGCTGCTCTAGTTTTGATGGATTTGTTTATGAGCATG GACCGTTCAACTTTGAGGCAGCAAAATCAAAAGGGAGTCTCCCCACTTTGCATACTAATCCTTACAGCTGGTCTAAG GtttcaaatataatatatttggaTTCTCCAGTGGGGGTTGGGCTCTCATACTCCAAGAACTCGACCAAATATGTTACTGGGGACCTACAAACCGCGTCTGATACCCATGCTTTCCTCCTAAag Catcattaa
- the LOC107485962 gene encoding serine carboxypeptidase-like 20 has protein sequence MVGNGVTDEIFDGNALLPFVHGMGLISDSIYEDVETSCKGNFYKYYSEDTEDNNDDSCSKSFQKVDRAIEGLNVYDILEPCYHEGDSNSAWMKAAIANGTLPKSFEELGFTNNNDERHLKVRKRMFGRAWPFRAPLKQGLVPLWPQLLAQTRHVACVSDVVASSWLNNNAVRKAIHAEEESVTGAWELCTGKIEYSHDAGSMIPYHKNLTALGYRALIFSGDHDMCVPFTGSEAWTRSLAYNIIDEWRPWNSNGQIAGYLQGYDNNLIFLTVKGAGHTVPEYKPREALDFYTRWLEGRPI, from the exons ATGGTGGGTAATGGTGTCACGGACGAAATTTTTGATGGAAATGCTCTTCTCCCATTTGTGCATGGAATGGGCCTCATATCCGACAGTATCTATGAG GATGTAGAAACTTCCTGCAAGGGAAACTTCTACAAATATTACTCAGAGGATACTGaagataataatgatgattCATGCAGTAAGAGCTTTCAAAAAGTTGATAGG GCTATCGAGGGCCTTAACGTGTATGATATATTGGAACCATGTTACCATGAAGGGGATTCAAATTCAGCATGGATGAAAGCAGCCATTGCTAATGGAACATTGCCAAAGAGTTTTGAAGAATTAGGGTTcactaataataatgatgagaGGCATCTGAAAGTGAGGAAGAGGATGTTTGGTAGAGCTTGGCCTTTTAGGGCACCTCTCAAACAAGGCCTTGTTCCTTTATGGCCCCAATTATTAGCTCAAACCAGACATGTTGCTTGTGTT AGTGATGTAGTTGCAAGTTCATGGCTAAACAACAACGCAGTAAGGAAAGCCATTCATGCTGAGGAG GAAAGTGTGACAGGGGCATGGGAATTATGCACCGGAAAGATAGAATACAGTCATGATGCTGGAAGCATGATTCCTTACCACAAGAACCTAACTGCCCTTGGTTATAGGGCACTTATTTTCAG TGGAGACCATGATATGTGTGTTCCATTTACCGGAAGTGAAGCATGGACTCGCTCACTTGCATATAACATTATTGATGAATGGAGACCGTGGAACTCCAATGGCCAAATTGCTGG ATATTTACAAGGATATGACAACAACCTTATCTTTCTTACAGTTAAG GGAGCTGGGCACACAGTGCCAGAGTATAAGCCACGTGAGGCACTTGATTTTTACACTCGTTGGTTGGAAGGAAGaccaatataa
- the LOC107485963 gene encoding LOW QUALITY PROTEIN: probable protein phosphatase 2C 33 (The sequence of the model RefSeq protein was modified relative to this genomic sequence to represent the inferred CDS: inserted 1 base in 1 codon): MGSCFSVESRNPNSPSSGLRKRKNSKKRFGSRNSSFEYWRNEPLHRVPGRIFLNGSTQVASLFTQQGKKGTNQDAMVVWENFCSRQDTVFCGVFDGHGPFGHMVAKKVRDVLPLKLNAHWEPNASGEDVLKEISVNTAVSMNTEEAAFVSADEESRASIDVEELEKYPEIFLTVRESFLKAFKVMDRELKTHPSVDCFCSGTTAVTLVKQGRDLIVGNVGDSRAVLGTREKDNSLVAVQLTVDLKPNLPAEAERIRRCKGRVFALHDEPEVARVWLPNNDXPGLAMARAFGDFCLKDFGLISVPEVSYRRLTEKDEFIVLATDGIWDVLSNKEVVDIVAAAPARSMAARALVESAVRAWRYKYPTSKVDDCAVVCLFLDPDLHKVSNASYAKSKEQQSSGINANGGSEEVESLLEPAGLVRSGTCREVNNDTSNGESNEETLKDDVMDAGEWSALQGVTRVNTLLNLPRYDPRKDKGESASPKKRK, encoded by the exons ATGGGGTCCTGCTTCTCTGTGGAAAGCAGGAACCCCAATTCACCATCTTCAGGATTGAGGAAAAGGAAGAATTCCAAGAAGAGGTTTGGATCAAGAAACTCTTCATTTGAGTATTGGAGGAATGAGCCTCTCCATAGGGTCCCTGGTAGGATCTTCCTCAATGGCTCTACCCAAGTTGCTTCCTTGTTCACCCAGCAAGGAAAGAAAGGCACCAATCAAGATGCCATGGTTGTTTGGGAG AACTTTTGTTCCAGACAAGATACTGTTTTCTGTGGTGTTTTCGATGGCCACGGTCCATTTGGTCACATGGTTGCGAAAAAAGTGAGGGATGTTCTTCCTCTAAAGCTGAATGCTCATTGGGAACCTAATGCATCTGGTGAGGATGTCCTCAAGGAAATTAGCGTGAATACGGCAGTAAGCATGAACACAGAAGAGGCTGCATTTGTATCCGCTGATGAGGAATCCAGAGCATCCATTGATGTCGAAGAATTGGAAAAATACCCTGAAATCTTTCTAACAGTTAGAGAGTCTTTTCTGAAGGCCTTCAAAGTTATGGATAGAGAATTGAAGACACACCCTAGCGTCGATTGCTTCTGCAGTGGAACAACAGCAGTAACATTGGTGAAACAG GGTCGTGATCTTATTGTCGGAAATGTTGGTGATTCCAGAGCTGTGCTTGGTACAAGAGAGAAAGATAATTCTCTTGTTGCAGTTCAGTTAACTGTGGATCTAAAACCCAATCTTCCAG CCGAAGCAGAGAGAATTCGTAGATGTAAAGGGCGTGTTTTCGCCCTTCATGATGAACCTGAAGTTGCTCGAGTCTGGTTGCCAAATAACG TCCCCGGCCTAGCCATGGCTCGTGCATTCGGAGATTTTTGTCTTAAAGATTTTGGTTTGATATCTGTTCCAGAGGTTTCATACAGAAGACTCACCGAGAAGGATGAGTTTATCGTCTTAGCAACCGATGGG ATTTGGGATGTTCTCTCAAACAAAGAAGTGGTAGACATCGTAGCAGCAGCACCTGCACGGTCCATGGCAGCTCGAGCGCTGGTCGAGTCAGCTGTTAGAGCTTGGAGGTACAAATATCCGACTTCCAAGGTTGATGACTGTGCAGTGGTTTGCCTCTTTCTGGACCCGGACTTGCATAAAGTATCTAATGCTTCCTATGCTAAGTCCAAAGAGCAGCAAAGTTCAGGGATCAATGCAAACGGCGGCAGCGAAGAAGTGGAAAGCCTTCTGGAACCTGCCGGTCTGGTAAGGTCCGGAACTTGCAGGGAAGTCAATAATGACACATCCAATGGCGAAAGCAACGAAGAAACGTTGAAAGATGATGTGATGGATGCTGGAGAGTGGTCTGCACTCCAAGGAGTGACTCGAGTGAACACACTGTTGAATCTTCCGAGATACGACCCTCGCAAAGATAAGGGTGAGTCGGCCAGCCCGAAAAAACGCAAATGA